From Halalkalicoccus sp. CG83, one genomic window encodes:
- the proS gene encoding proline--tRNA ligase: MSDGEQELGITESKQHSPGEWYAEVVRKAGLADYAPMSGFIVTRPRGYALWEAIQDRLDGWFKDTGVQNAYFPMFIPESYLEREKEVVEGFDPEVAWVTQGGHEELEERLAVRPTSESIIAPYLSKWVRSHRDLPLRVNQWCSVVRWEATETKPFFRTKEFLWQEGHTAHRDEADAWDETMTRLEQYEKVYEDVLAIPVLRGRKPEHDKFPGADTTTTVEALMPDGKSVQGGTSHYLGQHFARAFDITYVDEDEQERTAHTTSWGLSWRALGALIMTHSDDQGLVLPPTVAPTQVVVVPIWQEENRKEVLEYGEELTAELREAGLRVEFDDRDERNPGFKFNEHELNGVPLRVEIGPHEVEDGEATLVHRPDGEKSVVDREGIAESVDEHLETIYAKLYAAAEERLEENVREASDRAELLGTIGRHGGYVRAPWCGDEGCETAIKDEIAAGIVMVPFEGDGEPDEDDCAVCGEAATETAYFAKSY, from the coding sequence ATGAGCGACGGCGAGCAGGAACTGGGGATCACCGAGTCGAAACAGCACAGCCCCGGCGAGTGGTACGCCGAGGTCGTCAGGAAGGCGGGCCTCGCGGACTACGCGCCGATGAGCGGCTTCATCGTCACCCGGCCGCGAGGGTACGCCCTCTGGGAGGCGATCCAGGACCGCCTCGACGGCTGGTTCAAGGACACCGGGGTGCAGAACGCCTACTTCCCGATGTTCATCCCCGAGAGCTACCTCGAACGCGAGAAGGAGGTCGTCGAGGGGTTCGACCCCGAGGTGGCGTGGGTCACCCAGGGCGGCCACGAGGAACTCGAGGAGCGCCTCGCCGTCCGACCGACCAGCGAGTCGATCATCGCCCCCTACCTGAGCAAGTGGGTCCGCAGTCACCGCGACCTACCCCTGAGGGTGAACCAGTGGTGTTCCGTCGTCCGGTGGGAGGCCACCGAGACCAAGCCGTTCTTCCGGACCAAGGAGTTCCTCTGGCAGGAGGGCCATACCGCTCACAGGGATGAAGCCGACGCCTGGGACGAGACGATGACCCGCCTCGAGCAGTACGAGAAGGTCTACGAGGACGTCCTGGCCATCCCGGTGCTCCGGGGTCGAAAGCCCGAACACGACAAGTTCCCCGGCGCCGACACCACCACCACGGTCGAGGCGCTGATGCCCGACGGCAAGTCGGTCCAGGGCGGCACCAGCCACTACCTCGGCCAGCACTTCGCAAGGGCGTTCGACATCACGTACGTCGACGAGGACGAGCAGGAACGGACCGCCCACACTACCTCGTGGGGTCTCTCCTGGCGAGCGCTGGGCGCGCTGATCATGACCCACTCCGACGACCAGGGGCTCGTCCTGCCGCCGACGGTGGCCCCCACGCAGGTCGTCGTCGTCCCGATCTGGCAGGAGGAAAACAGGAAAGAAGTGCTCGAGTACGGAGAGGAGCTCACCGCGGAGCTCCGCGAGGCCGGTCTCAGGGTCGAGTTCGACGACCGCGACGAGCGCAACCCCGGCTTCAAGTTCAACGAACACGAGCTCAATGGCGTTCCCCTCAGAGTCGAGATCGGCCCCCACGAGGTCGAGGACGGCGAGGCGACACTGGTCCACCGCCCGGACGGCGAGAAAAGCGTCGTGGACCGCGAGGGGATCGCGGAGAGCGTCGACGAACACCTCGAGACGATCTACGCGAAGCTCTACGCCGCCGCCGAGGAACGCCTCGAGGAGAACGTCCGCGAGGCGAGCGACCGCGCCGAACTCCTCGGAACGATCGGCCGGCACGGCGGGTACGTCCGCGCGCCGTGGTGTGGCGACGAGGGCTGCGAGACCGCGATCAAGGACGAGATCGCCGCCGGGATCGTGATGGTGCCGTTCGAGGGCGACGGCGAACCCGACGAGGACGACTGTGCGGTCTGTGGCGAGGCGGCTACCGAGACCGCCTACTTCGCGAAGTCCTACTGA